From the Oryza glaberrima chromosome 5, OglaRS2, whole genome shotgun sequence genome, one window contains:
- the LOC127773196 gene encoding uncharacterized protein LOC127773196, with translation MGTEVLRPHDCLDRVRARPHATRRSPRQQAARRRDARPRGGQAAPAVTRVVRVKVAAAGAGADAYAGPAFGSMSPSPRALPLPRFSSSSSSSRAAAAAAAGVDDSATRELRRLLGLH, from the coding sequence ATGGGGACGGAGGTGCTCCGCCCGCACGACTGCCTCGACCGCGTCCGCGCCCGTCCCCACGCCACCAGGCGGTCTCCGCGCCAGcaggctgcgcggcggcgcgacgcgcggCCGCGGGGCGGGCAAGCGGCGCCAGCCGTGACGCGGGTGGTCCGGgtcaaggtggcggcggcgggcgcgggcgcggacgCGTACGCGGGGCCGGCGTTCGGGTccatgtcgccgtcgccgcgggcgCTTCCGTTGCCGCggttctcctcctcgtcgtcgtcctctagggctgccgctgcggcggcggcaggggtggACGACTCGGCGACGCGGGAGCTCCGGCGCCTGCTGGGCCTCCACTGA